The DNA region CCCGCAGGCATTGAACGCCACGTGACAAAGCAATCCGGGAAGGATGGAGCCCGTGAGGGAGGCGAGCAAGCCGAAGACGATGGAGGCCGCGAAGTAGATCGGGATGAAGATGAGCCAGGGAATCGGATCGGGCGCCTCGGTGCGGTAGTGGGCGAGGCTGAAGATCAGGCCCACCCAAAGGATCGCGGCGCGCCGCGAGTACCGGCGCTCGAGCGTCGATTGCATGTAGCCGCGGAACGCGGCCTCCTCGACGGTGCCCGAGACGACGGCGGTTCCCAGAAGCAGGCAAAGGACGGTGATGAAGGGATACTGCGCCAGCATTTCCCGGGGGATGAGATCCTGGCCGGGCCGGGGAGAAAGCTGCCGGGCGGCGTCCGCCAGCATCCGCAGGGCGAGTCCCGCCACGCCCGCGGTGAGCAGCGACTGAATCCATACGGCGCGCGGCGGGACGCCGGCCCGCAGGTTGCGGCGCCGGGCCTCGCGGGTGGAGCGCGGCGGGCCCCATCCTTTGAGGTAAAGCCACCAGACCACGAGGTACGCCGCCATCAATGGCACGCTCCAGGGGATCGAAGGAGCGTTCTGGATGTTCAAACCGACCAGGATGGTCCAGGGAAGCTGGCCCGTGCCGGTCACCAGCAAGCCGAGGACGACGGCGCGAATCAGCTTCGGAACGCGGTTCCACAACTCGAGGACGCTCATCGAGCCTTCCAACGAAACACTAGAGGCGCCCGTTGCGCCGCCCCTTGCCGTTCCGGCGCGGCCGACAAAGCGATAGCATGCCCACTCGCAGCCCTCATCATTGCGAGCCCACGATCAGGACCGCGGCGCCCTTGACCTTGCCATCCCGGAACTCTGCCAGCGCCGCATTGGCTTCCGCAAGCGGATAAGCGCGCCAGTCGGCGCGGACCGGGATCCGGGGTGCCAGCTCCATGAACTCGCGGCCGTCCCGGCGCGTCAGGTTGGCGACCGA from Candidatus Polarisedimenticolia bacterium includes:
- a CDS encoding type II CAAX endopeptidase family protein, with the translated sequence MSVLELWNRVPKLIRAVVLGLLVTGTGQLPWTILVGLNIQNAPSIPWSVPLMAAYLVVWWLYLKGWGPPRSTREARRRNLRAGVPPRAVWIQSLLTAGVAGLALRMLADAARQLSPRPGQDLIPREMLAQYPFITVLCLLLGTAVVSGTVEEAAFRGYMQSTLERRYSRRAAILWVGLIFSLAHYRTEAPDPIPWLIFIPIYFAASIVFGLLASLTGSILPGLLCHVAFNACGLLQFWLAGVPRSVWEVGFGTSFWIKLGLGVLFGAAAAQLYRRLAASAAARLPVPA